A region of Labeo rohita strain BAU-BD-2019 chromosome 2, IGBB_LRoh.1.0, whole genome shotgun sequence DNA encodes the following proteins:
- the LOC127174259 gene encoding uncharacterized protein LOC127174259 yields the protein MNVTTALLFFLSGLFGGYSLLPKQYYYVYDLMSWSQAQSYCKEKYTDLVFVYSEEDIDKLKASRPLLSFGYAWIGGYDMKSDNSDSQNITESDNTTTLSTSTSTSCLALDVLTWKRVKRDCKMIFSFYCSRSEGKRVVLRLQVKPDGQVDIKDPVIRANMLAKINKEFNKLGFGNAVKVQWLTRRERPVKKSENNTCTLDTL from the exons ATGAATGTGACAACTGCACTGCTGTTTTTTCTCTCAG GTCTTTTTGGGGGTTACTCTCTTCTTCCTAAGCAGTACTATTATGTATATGATCTAATGAGCTGGTCACAGGCTCAGAGCTACTGCAAAGAGAAATACACAGATTTGGTTTTTGTCTACAGTGAAGAGGATATAGACAAACTGAAAGCTTCTCGTCCTCTTTTATCTTTTGGTTATGCATGGATAGGGGGGTATGATATGAAGTCTGACAATTCGGACTCACAAAACATTACGGAAAGTGACAATACGACGACTCTGAGCACGAGCACGAGCACGAGCTGTCTGGCATTAGATGTTTTGACCTGGAAACGTGTCAAAAGGGATTGCAAAATGATATTTTCGTTTTActgcagcagaa GTGAAGGCAAAAGGGTGGTCTTGCGATTGCAGGTGAAGCCTGATGGACAAGTGGACATCAAGGATCCTGTAATTAGGGCGAACATGTTAGCTAAG atcaACAAAGAATTTAACAAACTTGGATTTGGCAATGCTGTCAAAGTACAGTGGCTCACAAGGCGGGAAAGACCTgtcaaaaaaagtgaaaataacacTTGCACTTTGGATACTCTGtag